In Flavobacterium endoglycinae, one DNA window encodes the following:
- a CDS encoding type IV pilin protein, which yields MLIVLAIIGILLLIALPNLMPLITKAKSVEAQVQLKAIYNAEKQYYFMYSKYSPNFTEIDFEAPKTTKENGSANYVYEIVNSSNNEFKVKATAITDFNGNGVFNVWEIDQNGVPKQIVND from the coding sequence ATGTTGATTGTACTTGCCATCATTGGAATTCTGCTTTTAATTGCTTTGCCTAACTTAATGCCATTAATTACAAAAGCTAAAAGTGTAGAAGCTCAAGTACAACTAAAAGCCATTTATAATGCTGAGAAACAGTACTACTTTATGTACTCAAAATACAGTCCTAATTTTACCGAAATAGATTTTGAAGCTCCAAAGACGACCAAAGAAAATGGAAGTGCAAACTATGTTTATGAAATCGTAAATTCAAGTAACAATGAGTTTAAAGTTAAAGCAACAGCAATTACCGATTTTAATGGAAATGGAGTTTTTAATGTTTGGGAAATTGACCAAAATGGTGTTCCAAAACAAATTGTAAACGATTAA
- a CDS encoding general secretion pathway protein, whose amino-acid sequence MNLNKKNKLLIAGFCLVLYICYSFAISNTLQYYSEYKNKQQEIAADSDMPKLVAQLIQKEKQLDQVLSSYDVNMSDSFQNDLLKQLTSYSDSYHLKITDFKEPHIISQKGFTTTSYAFSLEGSFNGCLAVLNKVENNPMLGNIKHINFIKKRNYKTNTDQLFVEVIIQKNKGV is encoded by the coding sequence ATGAATCTCAACAAAAAAAATAAACTACTCATTGCTGGTTTCTGCTTAGTGCTTTATATCTGTTATTCATTTGCAATTTCAAATACATTGCAATATTACTCTGAATACAAAAACAAACAACAGGAGATAGCTGCGGATAGTGATATGCCAAAATTGGTTGCGCAGTTGATCCAGAAAGAAAAGCAACTTGATCAAGTATTATCAAGTTACGATGTAAACATGTCAGATTCGTTTCAAAATGATTTGTTAAAGCAGCTGACTTCTTACAGTGATAGTTACCATTTAAAAATTACAGATTTTAAAGAACCTCATATTATTTCTCAAAAAGGATTTACTACCACAAGTTATGCATTTTCTCTTGAAGGATCTTTTAACGGCTGTCTGGCTGTGTTGAACAAAGTAGAAAATAATCCAATGCTCGGGAACATTAAGCACATAAATTTTATAAAAAAAAGAAATTATAAAACCAATACAGATCAATTGTTTGTGGAGGTAATAATTCAGAAAAATAAAGGAGTTTAA
- a CDS encoding general secretion pathway protein has translation MAGLSLNNFLLGKQYIAVEHFTLNNEDKVALLLVEKKKEGLVISKKDRVSYTDKIADKWDIKLPFFLIINSNQVIQKEVSGIDVSDEKLLHKSFPNTNWDEFYYEIWRLKTKSVIAIARKSYINTLLENYQNQKITIAGISLGVCSIADIIEYSDQNEFYTNHQLISRNENQIISQNSLETAIPYTINDLQIENRQLLAFSGILRLIVNNTANTGSILSYSEELYNEYNQKTFFNKGLKIMVGIVLGILVLNFIFFSHYYKLAQESSEILLVNKSSSEDVSKIKQRIIIKEEKVKGIDGRMTSRSSLIINEIASRVPSSILLTELVFNPLEKKIKAEEPILTKDKMIAISGTTIANQDFTKWVEDIETLKWVDKVLITHFGKNEDNETTFSINVTLK, from the coding sequence ATGGCTGGATTATCCTTAAATAACTTTTTACTTGGGAAACAATACATTGCTGTTGAGCACTTCACTTTAAATAATGAAGATAAGGTTGCTTTGCTTTTAGTTGAAAAGAAAAAAGAAGGTCTGGTAATTAGTAAAAAAGACAGAGTTAGTTATACTGATAAAATAGCCGATAAATGGGATATCAAACTTCCTTTTTTTCTCATTATAAATTCAAATCAAGTCATTCAGAAAGAAGTTTCAGGAATTGATGTTTCTGATGAAAAACTTTTGCATAAATCATTTCCTAATACCAATTGGGATGAGTTTTACTACGAAATCTGGCGCTTAAAAACAAAATCGGTTATTGCAATTGCAAGAAAATCGTATATTAATACATTACTTGAAAATTATCAAAACCAGAAAATTACAATAGCGGGAATCAGTCTTGGAGTTTGTTCGATTGCTGATATAATCGAATATTCAGATCAAAATGAGTTTTATACGAATCATCAGCTTATTTCAAGAAATGAAAACCAGATAATTTCTCAGAATTCTTTAGAAACGGCTATTCCTTATACGATCAATGATCTCCAAATTGAGAATAGACAATTACTTGCTTTTTCGGGTATTTTGCGATTAATCGTAAATAACACAGCCAATACCGGTTCGATTTTATCGTATAGTGAAGAATTATATAACGAGTATAATCAGAAGACTTTTTTTAATAAAGGCTTAAAAATAATGGTCGGAATTGTATTGGGAATATTAGTGCTCAATTTCATATTCTTTTCGCATTATTATAAATTGGCTCAAGAATCATCTGAAATTCTTTTGGTAAATAAATCCTCTAGTGAAGATGTCAGCAAAATCAAACAAAGGATAATTATAAAAGAAGAAAAAGTAAAAGGAATCGATGGAAGAATGACTTCCAGAAGCTCATTAATTATCAACGAAATTGCAAGTAGAGTTCCATCTTCAATACTATTAACAGAATTAGTATTTAATCCACTTGAGAAAAAAATAAAAGCGGAAGAGCCTATCTTAACAAAAGATAAAATGATTGCAATTTCGGGAACTACAATTGCAAATCAAGATTTTACAAAATGGGTCGAAGATATTGAAACATTAAAATGGGTTGATAAAGTATTGATTACGCATTTTGGAAAAAATGAAGATAACGAAACGACCTTTTCAATTAACGTAACCTTAAAGTAA
- a CDS encoding tail fiber protein — MKKILLFTAFIICQITNSQTFSTNLTPVGWEHNILFNAGTRYTVTQQGPTVSLPMLFDGSMNPYYISGVTPANPAVILIEGLPGYHTQAGAWVGWTTRYLPSSRFKIEGYDTYNGANVWRIIADYSDVDYGNYSFSLKVPVGGAYTKLKFTFYNGQNGTVGLSELFFIHPEATTPYSGLLSPALNNWKNISGNVVYDSGNVGVGTTAPDEKLTVKGKIHAQEVRVDMLGPLVPDYVFANDYKLKSLEQVENYINENKHLPEIPSAQEIEKNGLMLAEMNMSLLKKIEELTLYIIKQNKEIETLKKQDENTRMILEKVQILQMEVDKLKTK; from the coding sequence ATGAAAAAAATACTTCTATTTACTGCATTTATTATATGCCAAATTACTAATTCGCAAACATTTTCGACCAACTTAACACCAGTTGGATGGGAGCATAATATTTTATTTAATGCGGGTACTCGCTATACAGTTACTCAGCAAGGACCTACAGTTAGTTTGCCAATGTTGTTTGATGGTAGTATGAATCCTTATTATATATCTGGAGTTACTCCCGCAAATCCAGCAGTGATTCTTATAGAAGGATTGCCAGGCTACCATACACAAGCAGGCGCTTGGGTAGGATGGACTACTCGGTATTTACCTTCATCAAGATTTAAGATAGAAGGATATGATACTTACAATGGAGCAAATGTATGGAGAATAATAGCTGACTATTCTGATGTTGATTATGGTAATTATAGTTTTTCACTAAAAGTACCAGTTGGAGGAGCTTATACTAAACTTAAATTTACATTTTACAATGGGCAAAATGGAACTGTTGGGCTTTCCGAGTTATTTTTTATTCATCCTGAGGCTACTACACCATATTCAGGATTGTTATCTCCTGCATTAAATAATTGGAAGAATATTAGTGGTAATGTAGTATATGATTCTGGTAATGTAGGTGTTGGAACTACTGCTCCTGATGAAAAATTAACTGTTAAAGGTAAAATCCACGCCCAAGAAGTAAGAGTTGATATGCTTGGACCGTTAGTTCCAGATTATGTTTTTGCTAATGATTATAAACTAAAATCTTTAGAACAAGTTGAAAATTACATTAACGAAAACAAACATTTACCTGAAATTCCATCAGCACAGGAAATTGAGAAAAATGGTTTAATGCTTGCTGAAATGAATATGTCTTTGCTTAAAAAAATCGAGGAACTTACTTTGTATATTATTAAACAGAATAAAGAAATTGAAACTTTGAAAAAACAAGATGAAAATACAAGAATGATTTTAGAAAAAGTTCAAATTTTACAAATGGAAGTAGATAAATTAAAAACCAAATAA
- a CDS encoding GspE/PulE family protein encodes MNSFDIPIEFQQLVKSEQAYYYRIIPVGKNQQTVILKTDASDIASLQNELSILLSFQVELETDSTENINRYLSTNYRKTANNVSEIHYTADFLEKIVLNAKEIGSSDIHFEPYEKNARVRFRLDGKLKEQFHISVEEYPIIVNKIKIRAQLDISEKRLPQDGRITMVTDYQDFDVRVSVLPTLHGEKVVLRILSKDTSHIDINSLGFTEKELAAYLENIKRPNGIVLISGPTGSGKTTTLYATLKNLNVPNTNILTVEDPIEYTLEGINQVQLKENIGLDFAATLRTFLRQDPDIIMVGEIRDVNTANMAIRAALTGHLVLSTIHTNSAWATVSRLIDMGVPAFLIASTLNMSVAQRLVRKLCNSCKTEQTISKEIFPSGFEIPDYLTSHYTAVGCEQCYHTGYSGRKAIYEILPIGSELSNLIKNNQLDINEYLDEKDIFTLKRNALLLIKEGITSVDEVFSLLL; translated from the coding sequence ATGAATAGTTTCGATATTCCAATAGAATTTCAACAGCTTGTAAAATCAGAACAGGCCTATTACTACCGAATAATTCCAGTAGGGAAAAATCAGCAGACTGTTATTTTGAAAACAGATGCTTCGGATATTGCTTCCCTTCAAAATGAATTAAGTATTTTACTAAGTTTTCAAGTTGAACTAGAAACTGATTCCACAGAAAATATAAATCGCTATTTAAGTACTAATTACAGAAAAACAGCCAATAATGTTTCTGAGATTCATTACACTGCTGATTTTCTCGAGAAAATTGTATTAAATGCCAAAGAAATAGGAAGCAGTGATATTCATTTTGAGCCTTATGAAAAAAATGCAAGAGTGCGTTTTCGTTTAGATGGAAAACTAAAAGAACAATTTCATATTTCAGTAGAAGAATATCCAATCATTGTAAATAAAATTAAAATCAGGGCTCAGCTTGACATTTCTGAGAAAAGATTGCCTCAAGATGGTCGTATTACAATGGTAACCGATTATCAAGATTTTGATGTCCGTGTTTCTGTTCTGCCAACATTACATGGTGAAAAAGTAGTACTTCGTATTTTAAGTAAAGATACCAGCCATATCGATATTAATTCTTTGGGTTTTACAGAGAAAGAATTAGCAGCTTACCTTGAAAACATAAAACGTCCAAATGGAATTGTTCTTATTTCAGGTCCTACAGGATCAGGAAAAACTACAACTTTATATGCGACACTAAAGAATTTGAATGTTCCGAATACCAATATTTTAACTGTTGAAGATCCTATCGAATATACTTTGGAAGGAATTAATCAGGTTCAATTAAAAGAAAACATCGGACTTGATTTTGCTGCAACACTACGAACTTTTTTGAGACAAGATCCAGATATTATCATGGTAGGGGAGATTCGTGATGTTAATACAGCCAATATGGCAATTCGTGCGGCATTAACAGGACACTTAGTATTGTCTACTATTCATACCAATTCAGCTTGGGCTACGGTTTCTAGGCTAATTGATATGGGAGTTCCTGCATTTTTAATTGCAAGCACACTCAATATGAGCGTCGCTCAACGTTTAGTTCGAAAATTATGCAATTCTTGTAAAACCGAACAGACTATTTCAAAAGAAATTTTTCCAAGCGGATTTGAAATTCCAGATTATTTGACGTCTCATTATACAGCAGTTGGATGCGAACAGTGTTATCATACGGGTTATTCAGGAAGAAAAGCAATCTATGAAATTCTGCCAATAGGATCTGAATTATCAAATTTAATCAAAAATAATCAGCTGGATATTAATGAATATCTGGATGAAAAAGACATTTTTACATTAAAACGTAACGCCTTGTTATTAATTAAAGAAGGCATTACTTCGGTTGATGAAGTTTTTTCATTACTCTTGTAA
- a CDS encoding type II secretion system protein GspD: protein MKRIITLLLILIFQFSFSQENRILQLKNNIESISVDAPGLNEKVNVNIKEASLSSFLLAVSQVHKLNFSVAGNLNQINIVNNFSNVTVGDLLIFLCKEYDLTIDFTGNILSIKKYEKPVEIQKVKDIEVSYDYANDLLSLNLKDDKLYDVFRKIMDVSGKNLVFAPGLENQLLTAYIKNVPFDAALNKLAFANNLTVTKSRDNFYIFDKLEGNFSVEGNSDPNGAIRQNRPMRPRRSNFFFTVVDADKKLLNVDFENTPISSIVYDIGNELDIDMFISSPLENAGNGTVKAKNITFDELLAKLFEIKADGTNIPQNNNQQQYNNNSAQSFSAGGGGYTFKKSGALYYFGTKDQLVVRNIKSIALMHRSIELLSDPAKEGRSAGRLNNTNSYSNYSSYDSSNRYNSNSSSNYSNQSNGFGNNGNNSSNYSSSSSSSSAPSESILTIIPDEIKKDLDIKIDKELNSFLVNGPAANIERFESFIKYIDKAVPVILIEVMLLEVNRSATVETGIQAGIGDKPVTTSGTVFPNADIKLGASTINKIIDGFSGFGSLNIGQVVPNFYLSLKAMETNGNLKVRSSPRLSTLNGHKAYLSIGETTYYVVTNQNYYGSQIPQASEVKNYQPIDAELSVSIMPLVSGNGQITMDIKVIQSSFNGQKVDKDAPPGINSREFTSIIRVKDQDVIVLGGLEESIKNDSGTGVPLLSRIPIIKWLFSSRKREDSKKKLSVLIKPTVIY from the coding sequence ATGAAAAGAATAATTACGCTGTTATTAATACTAATTTTTCAGTTTTCGTTTTCTCAGGAAAATCGGATTTTACAGCTAAAAAATAATATTGAATCCATTTCTGTCGATGCGCCTGGTTTAAACGAGAAAGTAAATGTGAATATTAAAGAAGCCTCCTTGTCTAGTTTTTTACTAGCCGTATCTCAGGTTCATAAACTTAATTTTAGTGTTGCCGGCAATTTAAACCAGATCAATATTGTAAATAATTTTTCAAATGTAACGGTAGGAGATCTGCTTATTTTTTTATGTAAAGAATACGATCTTACAATTGATTTTACAGGAAACATTTTGTCTATCAAAAAATATGAGAAGCCTGTTGAAATTCAAAAAGTAAAAGATATAGAGGTATCCTATGATTATGCTAATGATTTGCTTTCATTGAATTTAAAAGATGATAAGCTTTATGATGTGTTTAGAAAAATAATGGATGTAAGCGGAAAAAATCTTGTTTTTGCTCCAGGTTTGGAAAATCAATTATTAACGGCTTATATTAAAAATGTACCTTTTGATGCAGCTTTAAATAAATTGGCTTTTGCTAATAATTTGACAGTTACTAAATCAAGAGATAATTTCTATATTTTCGATAAACTTGAAGGTAATTTTTCAGTTGAAGGAAACTCAGATCCTAATGGAGCTATTAGACAAAACAGACCAATGCGTCCGAGAAGATCTAATTTTTTCTTTACAGTTGTTGATGCGGATAAAAAACTTTTGAATGTTGATTTTGAAAACACGCCCATTTCAAGTATTGTATATGATATCGGTAATGAATTAGATATCGATATGTTTATCTCAAGTCCGTTGGAGAATGCAGGTAATGGAACTGTAAAAGCAAAAAACATAACTTTTGATGAACTTTTGGCAAAACTGTTTGAGATTAAGGCCGATGGTACCAATATTCCTCAAAATAATAATCAGCAGCAGTATAATAACAATTCTGCTCAATCTTTCTCAGCTGGAGGAGGAGGTTATACTTTTAAGAAAAGCGGAGCACTTTATTATTTTGGTACCAAGGATCAGTTAGTAGTCAGAAATATAAAATCTATTGCATTGATGCATCGTTCAATAGAACTTTTAAGCGATCCAGCAAAAGAAGGAAGAAGTGCAGGAAGATTAAATAATACGAATAGTTATTCAAATTATAGTTCTTACGACAGCAGTAACAGATATAATTCTAATTCCAGTTCAAATTACTCAAATCAAAGTAATGGCTTTGGGAATAATGGCAATAATAGCAGCAATTACTCATCATCGTCGAGTTCAAGCAGTGCCCCATCAGAATCTATTCTTACTATAATTCCAGACGAGATAAAGAAAGATCTTGATATAAAAATAGATAAAGAGCTAAACAGTTTTTTAGTAAACGGTCCAGCAGCAAATATTGAACGTTTTGAATCTTTTATCAAATATATTGATAAAGCAGTTCCTGTTATTTTAATCGAAGTAATGCTTTTAGAAGTTAATCGCAGTGCTACTGTAGAAACAGGAATTCAAGCAGGAATTGGAGACAAACCTGTAACCACTTCGGGTACAGTTTTTCCTAATGCAGATATTAAATTAGGAGCATCAACGATTAATAAAATTATCGACGGTTTCAGTGGATTCGGGTCTTTAAATATTGGACAAGTAGTGCCTAACTTCTATCTAAGCCTGAAAGCAATGGAAACAAATGGCAATTTAAAGGTACGTTCGTCCCCAAGATTATCAACTTTAAACGGGCACAAAGCTTATCTATCTATTGGTGAAACTACTTACTATGTAGTTACCAATCAAAATTACTACGGATCACAAATTCCGCAAGCTTCTGAAGTTAAAAATTACCAGCCAATTGATGCTGAATTATCAGTAAGCATTATGCCTTTAGTTTCTGGTAACGGACAAATTACTATGGATATTAAAGTAATACAATCAAGTTTTAATGGACAAAAAGTAGATAAAGATGCACCTCCAGGAATTAATTCAAGAGAGTTTACATCAATTATCAGAGTTAAAGATCAGGATGTAATTGTTTTAGGCGGATTAGAAGAATCTATAAAAAATGATTCTGGAACCGGTGTGCCATTATTATCAAGAATTCCAATTATAAAATGGCTTTTTAGTTCTCGAAAAAGAGAAGATTCAAAGAAAAAATTAAGTGTATTAATCAAACCTACTGTTATTTACTAA
- a CDS encoding general secretion pathway protein: MWYLKFILIIVFAFVLYQDFKSRMVYWFLYPIIGILAFKIQIDVLPLSIALLNFVFNLLFIGFLLGVSLLYTKFKKLDFKNTIGIGDVLFFIFIATSFSIVSFWVLFVFSLIFSLTLHLILTHKKEPTTVPLAGYMSLFFGVVYAASFGFSDTFLYAY, translated from the coding sequence ATGTGGTATTTGAAATTCATATTAATTATTGTATTTGCTTTTGTTTTGTATCAGGATTTTAAAAGTAGAATGGTCTATTGGTTTCTATATCCAATAATCGGAATTTTAGCTTTTAAAATACAAATTGACGTTCTGCCGCTATCAATCGCTCTACTTAATTTTGTTTTCAACTTATTATTTATAGGATTTCTTTTAGGAGTAAGCTTACTATATACAAAATTTAAGAAGCTGGACTTTAAAAACACAATCGGAATTGGCGATGTGTTGTTTTTTATTTTTATAGCAACTTCATTTTCAATAGTTTCATTTTGGGTACTATTTGTTTTTTCACTGATTTTTTCATTGACATTACATTTGATATTAACTCACAAAAAAGAACCAACAACTGTGCCTTTAGCAGGTTATATGTCTCTTTTCTTTGGTGTCGTTTATGCAGCTTCTTTTGGCTTTAGCGATACTTTTTTATATGCCTATTAA